GTTCCTTTACCCAAGGGGGTTTCCTTCTTGTTGGTACGGAATTTATCCGCCGCTGAAGGCAGAGCTACCGCATTGTCATAACCAGTGTATAGACCCCGGGCTTTGGGATCCAAGAAACCAGCCCCCCGGTAGGAAGGCACATTGAAATCCCCAACAAAATCGGTGGAACTATTGATGGAAGTAAAGCCAGGCTCCGTAGTGCCAGTAAAATTTTTCACCGTGAAAAAGAAGGGTACTTCTTCACCACCGGGAAGTAATACCGTAATCGGCTGGAAGTCAATGCCATCTTTTTCTTTAAAAGTCAACGTTCCATCAGCACCCACTGCAATGCTGCCGCGGATCTGTTCTAGGCTAGTGGTTTGACGGGTCAGAACCTTACCTTTAACGTACTCAGCCTTTTGGCGCTTATTAACGGGCTCTTCCTTAACAAAATACTCCTGGGGCTCCATACAGAAGTCAGAAACAAAATACTTAGTATTCGGTTCCACCTCAATGGTTCCTCTGGTGAAGGAAGAAATTTCAGGGCAAACGTTAGCTAGACCCGTATTTACAATGTCATCGTAGGTAAGCTGGCTCTTATCAACCGCAAAGGCACTGCCGCTATATAAAAACGTTAGTAGTCCAAAGCAGACTGAAAGCAAAGCCACAATAGACGGACGAAACCTCATGGTTTAACCTCGCTTAAGTCAATCTCAAATTTTTTGTCTTTTTCAGGCCTTGTCCGGCTCCAGACTTACACGGATGCAACCCTAGGGATTATGGACAAAATAGGCATATTTTAACGAGATCCACTCTACCAAACTTTCGTTACCTTACCAGCCATATGGCCGGAAGGGGCATTTCCGCAACAGGTCAGAGCAAGGCTTTGGCCACAAACCACTATCATTTGGGTTGGTGTTTGTTTGCGAACAGCCCATCTGCCTAACTGAGCTTTATTTGGAATCAATGGAATCGATCAACCAAAAATTATGTCTAACTCCCGAGTTAGAAGCCCTCATGACCACCACCGAAGCCCTGGCGGAAGATTACCAGGACGACCATGACCGTTTGCTACAGCTCCTAAGGGTTCTGGAATCTCTGCACCGTCACATTCGCATCGACTATTTTGAACCGGCCTTGCCCAATACCCGTCGGGGTCTATATGGCCTACTAAGGGATATCGAAGAAAGTGGCGGCTGGCCATACATTGAGCGGGGTAAGCTGAGTCATTTCATCAAGAATTTGCAGGAAAGCCTGGAGCAGGAGGTGGAGTCCCTGGGGGAATTAGATTAGGACCATAACTATTCTCCCAAAAAGCAACGGCCGTGTGGGGAAAGGCTGAAAGGCTTATAGATTGACGAAACTGGGGTGCTAGGATTCGAACCTAGGAATGGCGGGACCAAAACCCGCTGCCTTACCGCTTGGCTACACCCCATTGATTAACCTTTGTTATTCTACCAGCACCATTCCAAGTTCTGTCAAGCTCCCCTGAAAAATTTGCATCCGGGTCGGGAACAGGGATTTTGGCCGGGAGCCACAGGGTTAAGCACATCGCCCATTAATGAGCACTGTCACAGTGATTGGAGTTGACAAAAGGCAACGGTCATTAAAAATAAAGGAAAGAAAAAACTGTCTGCCTCCCAGAATCACGGGGAGACAGGGCCCTACCAAGACAAGCAAATTGATCAGCTAAAAAGTACCCAGGGGAAAACCGGAACCTGTTTGTTTGGGTTCCCCCGAAGAACTGCGTTGCCAATCATTTTCTTCTTTGATCTGGCTACTACGGTCATTGATACTGAGGGGAGGGGTATTGGTAGTGTTAATTTCCAATAGGGTTTGGGAATTAGTCCCCATATTTTGTTGGGGGAACCAATCTTCCACTTGACGTTCCTGGAGGCCATCGAGGTCGTTGATATTGCCCGTGGCCGGTAAGTCTTCTGGGAAAGGTTCCACTGGGTTATAGGATTGGGCTGTAACGGTAGTAGGGGTCCCGAGCACAAAAGCGGTGCCGGCAAGCAGAACTAATTTCCATGGGGAATAATGGTATTTCATTGGTTTGGCCTCTGGTCTGGCAATGGTTGCTAGGCGATCGCCTGTTGAAATTAACAAACTGTCGCCCTTCCACTGACCATGGTAACGATGTTTTTTACTTCCTTGACTAACCGAGGAAAATTTGGCGGGGGGCAGAAATGCCAATACAATTTAGCTTGGTCTTCCCTGCCCCTAATTTGTCCCCTCCATGGCCTTGCTTTCCCTCAACAATCATCAATCCCATCAACGCTTAACTGTTAATCCCCCTGCCCAAGGGGTCGCTTTGACTGGCCGCCTAAGGGTGCCGGGGGATAAATCCATTTCCCATCGGGCCTTGATGTTGGGGGCGATCGCCACCGGGGAAACCATTATCGAAGGGCTACTGTTGGGGGAAGATCCCCGTAGTACGGCCCATTGCTTTCGGGCCATGGGAGCAGAAATCAGCGAACTAAATTCAGAAAAAATCATCGTTCAGGGTCGGGGTCTGGGACAGTTGCAGGAACCCAGTACCGTTTTGGATGCGGGGAACTCTGGCACCACCATGCGCTTAATGTTGGGCTTGCTAGCCGGGCAAAAAGATTGTTTATTCACCGTCACCGGCGATGATTCCCTCCGTCACCGCCCCATGTCCCGGGTAATTCAACCCTTGCAACAAATGGGGGCAAAAATTTGGGCCCGGAGTAACGGCAAGTTTGCGCCGCTGGCAGTCCAGGGTAGCCAATTAAAACCGATCCATTACCATTCCCCCATTGCTTCAGCCCAGGTAAAGTCCTGCCTGTTGCTAGCGGGGTTAACCACCGAGGGGGACACCACGGTTACAGAACCAGCTCTATCCCGGGATCATAGCGAACGCATGTTGCAGGCCTTTGGAGCCAAATTAACCATTGATCCAGTAACCCATAGCGTCACTGTCCATGGCCCGGCCCATTTAACGGGGCAACGGGTGGTGGTGCCAGGGGACATCAGCTCGGCGGCCTTTTGGTTAGTGGCGGCATCCATTTTGCCTGGATCAGAATTGTTGGTGGAAAATGTAGGCATTAACCCCACCAGGACAGGGGTGTTGGAAGTGTTGGCCCAGATGGGGGCGGACATTACCCCGGAGAATGAACGATTGGTAACGGGGGAACCGGTAGCAGATCTGCGGGTTAGGGCAAGCCATCTCCAGGGTTGCACCTTCGGCGGCGAAATTATTCCCCGACTGATTGATGAAATTCCCATTTTGGCAGTGGCGGCGGCCTTTGCAGAGGGCACTACCCGCATTGAAGATGCCGCAGAACTGAGGGTTAAAGAAAGCGATCGCCTGGCGGCCATTGCTTCGGAGTTGGGCAAAATGGGGGCCAAAGTCACCGAATTTGATGATGGCCTGGAAATTCAAGGGGGAAGCCCGTTACAAGGGGCCGAGGTGGATAGCTTGACGGATCATCGCATTGCCATGGCGTTGGCGATCGCCGCTTTAGGTAGTGGGGGGCAAACAATTATTAACCGGGCGGAAGCGGCCGCCATTTCCTATCCAGAATTTTTTGGCACGCTAGGGCAAGTTGCCCAAGGATAAAGTTAGAAAAACTCCTGGGCGGTTTGTAAATGTTTTACCAAGGTAGTTTGGGGTAAAGGCCCCAGCAAGTGCTGCCAGGGTAATTTATCCGCAATTGACCAATCGGCATGGACCGTATCGTTCAAACTGGGTAATTCTCCCTTTAATTCCTTAAAAGCTCGCTTAAAACTGCCCAACGTATCTCCGTAATGGCGAGTGAGTAGAAGTAATGGGGCCAAACGGCGATCGCCACGGGAAATTAAAGCCTGCATCACTGACCAGTTATAACTTTCGGGACGAAAATCAACACCCAGGGGCCGCAGTTTTTTTTGCAAAAATTGTAGACGCTGTTTGGCTTCCGGATTGACCCCATACCATTGGAACGGGGTGTGGGCCTTGGGGACAAAGGTGCTACAGCCAAAGGTGAGACGTAAACCGGGGGCGACTTTTTTGACCTGTTTTAATAAATCTACCGTTGCTTCCACATCTGACCTTGTTTCCCCTGGCACGCCGACCATGCCATAAAGCTTCAATCCCTGTAATCCCCCCGCCTGGGCCTGTTGGGCAGCGGTGAGAATTTCCTCGTTAGTCAGTTTTTTATTGATAATTTGCCGGAGTTTTTCCGAACCGCTTTCAATGGCAATGGTGAGGGATTTAGTGCCCCGTTTAGCTAAGGTTTGGGCCAATTTTTCGTCCACTGTGTTGGTACGCACTGAAGCAATGCTGAGCCGCACATGGTCAAATTCTGGTTTTCCCAGGTAATCCAACAACTCGTTAAATTCCGGATGTTGGGTTACGGAAGCTCCTAACAATCCCAGGCGATCGCTCACTTGCAATCCCCGTTCAATGGCGGGCAGTAGGGATTTTTCCGTATCCGCTGGCCGAAAAGGTAACGTCAGGTAACTAGCTAGGCAAAATCGACACATTTCCGGGCAACTGCGTACCACTTCCACCATGAAAATATTTTCCCATGCGGCCTTTTCCGTCACTACTGTGGAGGCAGACAGAACATTACCCCGGTAGGTTTGCTTACTAACTTGGGCGGGAATGGCGGTGGTACTGGGTTGGATGTGACTAATTTTGCCCTCAGCGGCTTCGTAACTTATTTCGTACAAACTAGGCACATAAATGCCGGGAATTTGGGCTAGTTTTTCTAGTTTTTCATTCCTAGAACAAGACCGCACGCTTTGGTAACCATCAATAAATTCCGGCAGTAGATTTTCCCCGTCCCCCAACAAAATTAGGTCAAAAAAGTCTGCAAAAGGTTCTGGATTAGCGGTCAGCACCGGGCCGCCACCGAATATTAAAGGATCTTCAGCAGCCCGCTCTTTCGCCAGCAGGGGAATTTGTAATTGCTCCAACAGGGTCAAAATATTGCTGTAGTCCAACTCCCAGGAAAAGGAAAAGCCTACCAATTCTGGCGATCGGGGTAACGTTTCTTGGGCGTCGGTGAAAAGACGACTAACCTGCACATCGGAGCGTTGGGCTAAGGTTGACCAAATTACTTGATACCCCAAACTGGTAATGCCCACACTGTAGATGTTGGGAAAGGCAAAAATTAACGGCACCGCATCGGCTTGGGGAGACGCAGGGGTAAACAGCAGCCTTTCGGCCTGGGCTTGGTGCATAAAGTCAGAATACTTAGTTAAATCAATGGCAGATCAAACGGATCAACAATAAAACAACGGCGATCGCCAGGGAGTTGGGGTTAATGGTAAATTTCCAAATGCAACACATAATGACCCAAACATTCCTGGGCTGCCCAGAGTTCATATTCCACCCGCAAAAATTCCGGCAAGGGAGACCCCTGCAAGGTAATGTCCCTGGTGTAATTCCGTAACTGGAAGGAGTCGCTCAGATGTCTTTCCTGTTCATTGAGCCAATAGCGGCTAATGCCATAAACTCCCTGTTCCCAAAAATGACGGTAGGAAAATTGACTATTACCCTGGCGAGTCAGCACAATGCGTCGGGGAGACAGTTCTAACCACAATAGTTGAGAGGAGGGTAATACCTGTTGATCGCCGTTGGGAACTTGCTCCTGTTCTTGGTGGAGTAGGAGGTGAAAGCGATGCAAATCCTTTTGGTAGAGGGTAGCGGCGGTCTCCAGGGTGGAAAGAATGGGCAAATCGGTGGAAATGAGCGATAGGCAAACCGGACGACGGTGGTGGGTCAACATAAAAACTTGACGGGTGAGGAAAAGCAAATCAGCCTATCTATCCAGGGGATGACAAACAGGATTCTGTTTCAGCATAACGGTCAACATTGGCCCCCTGCCATAGGGCCCTGGGAGCAAATTGGCCCCAAGCTGGGAACCGGCCTAAGAATTTAGTAATTTTTTTAGCAAGGGGCTTGTGTAAAAGATCTTTTAGTTGCTATGATGTTGAATCGTTGAGTCAATCCTCGGTAGCTCAGTGGTAGAGCGGTCGGCTGTTAACCGATTGGTCGTAGGTTCGAATCCTACCCGGGGAGTTCTAAAACTCGGATGTTTTTTACGGTTAGAAACCAGGGGAATCTGTTTATTTTCCCCGTGTTTTTGTCTGTATTTTTTTAACTGTTTTTTGCAGTTTTTATATTGAGGCGTTGCCGTAGTGGTCGCCATCGGTTAATTCCAGCGTGTCTCCGATCGCCGTACCGGTGTGATAGGCCGCCAATAGGACAGGGCAGGTTTTTCCCCAGGCAATATGGCCTTGATGATCCAAGGCGATCGCCCCCAGGTCAGTGTTATTTTCCAAAGCTTCCGTGATGGATTTTGCCATGGCTTGAGCTAAATTTTGGCCATCCTTAACCCGGATTACCACCTTGGCGGCCAAACATTCATTGATAATGTCTTCCCCTACTCCAGTGCAACTAACCCCAGCAAAACGGGTGGCATAGTTCCCCGCCGGCATAGCAGAATCACTCACCCGACCAATGCGCTCTAGCCCTTTGCCCCCAGTGGAAGTACCGGCCGCAATTTTGCCGTTAGCATCCAACGCCACTACGCCGATGGTGCCTTTTCTGGCTTCAATGCCCACGGTGGGATCAGCAATTAGCCGAGCCATTTTTTTGCGCACATCTTCTCCCCGTTCCTCCATCCATTCCTGAATGCGAAAATCCGTGGCGGGATCGTAAATGGGCAGTTGCATTTCCCTGGCTAAATCCGCCGCCCCATAATCGGACAAAATCCGGTCTGTTTGCCCCTGCAAAAATTGGGCCATCTGGATCGGATTTTTAATGCGGGAAACGTTAATTACCCCACTAAAATTCTGGCGATCGCCGTCCATCAAAGAAGCACTCATGCGAACTTGTCCATCCGACTGGAGCACCGAACCAGTACCAGCGTTAAAACGAGGCTCATTTTCCAATAATTCACAACCTTGTACCACCGCATCCATGGCACTGCCCCCCGCTGTTAGGGTTTCATACACTGCGGCCACAATTTGATGTAGGGATTGGCGCACAGTGGCCAAGCCCCCCTTATCGTCGAGGGAACTCGCACCACCATGGATGATTAATTTGGGGGTCATAGAATTTTAGGTAAAGGCTTGGGTGAAGGATAGATCAGCACCAACGGATCGTAGATGGGAAAGGAAACCGTTAGTGATTATGGGTCGAAGTCAGAAGGGAAGGCAGATCCAAACTTTTAACTAAATATCCAAACGGCTGTAAATTTCCGCCAGGTTAGTCAAATGTTGTTGGGGGTCAAAGCACTGGTCAATTTCTTCGGCAGAAAGTAGGGCCGTTACCTGGGCATCAGCTCGGACTAGCTCTTCAAAATTGCCCCCTTCCGTGTTCCAGGCTTGGTGGGCGGAACCCTGCACCACTCGGTAGGCATCTTCTCGATTCATGCCTTTTTCCACTAGGGCAAGCAGAACTTTTTGGCTGAAAATTACCCCGCCGTAAACGTTCATATTGCGTTTCATATTTTCGGGATAGACCAACAGATTTTTCACCAAATCCGTGGTTTCCTTCAACATAAAATGGGTGAGAATACAGCAGTCGGGAAAAGCAACCCGCTCCACAGAACTGTGGGAAATATCCCGTTCATGCCAGAGAGCTACATTTTCCAACGCCGCCACTGCATGACCCCGAACCAGCCGGGCCATTCCCGTTAATCGTTCTGAGCGGATGGGGTTACGTTTATGGGGCATAGCGGAAGAACCCTTTTGGCCCTTGGAAAAATATTCCTCCACTTCCAAAACATCGGTGCGTTGCAGGTTGCGAATTTCCACTGCAAACCGTTCCAAAGAGGCGGCCAGCAAAGCCAACTGTTGCACGTATTCCGCATGGCGATCTCGGGAAATGACCTGGGTGGAAGCCGTATCTGGTTCTAAGCCTAATTTCTGACAGGCGATCGCCTCCACTTTGGGGTCAATGTTGGCATAGGTGCCCACGGCGCCGGAAATTTTACCCACGGCAATGGATTGGGCTACCCGCACCAGGCGATCGCGGTTTCTCAATACTTCCGCTAACCAACCAGCGAGTTTAAATCCGAATGTGATGGGTTCGGCATGGATACCATGGGAACGGCCCACCATGACGGTGTAACGATGCTGCTGAGCTTGGTAACGGATGGCCTGAATTAGTTTTTCCAACTGCTCCAAAATCAGGTCTAGGCTCGCCACCAATTGCAACGCCAGAGCGGTGTCCAGTACGTCGGAGCTTGTTAGTCCCAGGTGAATATAACGCCCCGCATCCCCCACATATTCATTAACGTTGGTTAAAAAGGCGATGACATCGTGACGCACTTCCGCCTCAATTTCCAGCACTCGTTGGGGATCGAACTTAGCTTTGGCCTTGATTTCGTCCACCGCTGCCTGGGGAATATAACCCAACTCCGCCTGGGCTTCACAAACGGCGATTTCCACGTCTAGCCAGGTTTGTAGCTTGTAGGTATCCGTCCAAATTTTGCCCATTTCAGGCAGGGTATAACGTTCGATCACAGGGCCAGTTCTCCAAATAACCGCTTAATTTTACTATTTGGCGGCAACCATCGTCAGATACTGGCATTCCAACTGCCAAGGCAATGGCGTTTTCCAGGTTTTTTGTAATATGGAAGATATTGCATTTATGCCACCCAGAGCAGGGTCTGTCCCCATGACCATCACCAGTTCTGCGCCGATCCCTACCCAAGACCAAACCCTTGTGCTGCCCGGTCACCACAGTTGGGAGGCT
The genomic region above belongs to Synechocystis sp. PCC 6803 substr. PCC-P and contains:
- a CDS encoding radical SAM protein, whose amino-acid sequence is MHQAQAERLLFTPASPQADAVPLIFAFPNIYSVGITSLGYQVIWSTLAQRSDVQVSRLFTDAQETLPRSPELVGFSFSWELDYSNILTLLEQLQIPLLAKERAAEDPLIFGGGPVLTANPEPFADFFDLILLGDGENLLPEFIDGYQSVRSCSRNEKLEKLAQIPGIYVPSLYEISYEAAEGKISHIQPSTTAIPAQVSKQTYRGNVLSASTVVTEKAAWENIFMVEVVRSCPEMCRFCLASYLTLPFRPADTEKSLLPAIERGLQVSDRLGLLGASVTQHPEFNELLDYLGKPEFDHVRLSIASVRTNTVDEKLAQTLAKRGTKSLTIAIESGSEKLRQIINKKLTNEEILTAAQQAQAGGLQGLKLYGMVGVPGETRSDVEATVDLLKQVKKVAPGLRLTFGCSTFVPKAHTPFQWYGVNPEAKQRLQFLQKKLRPLGVDFRPESYNWSVMQALISRGDRRLAPLLLLTRHYGDTLGSFKRAFKELKGELPSLNDTVHADWSIADKLPWQHLLGPLPQTTLVKHLQTAQEFF
- the aroA gene encoding 3-phosphoshikimate 1-carboxyvinyltransferase, yielding MALLSLNNHQSHQRLTVNPPAQGVALTGRLRVPGDKSISHRALMLGAIATGETIIEGLLLGEDPRSTAHCFRAMGAEISELNSEKIIVQGRGLGQLQEPSTVLDAGNSGTTMRLMLGLLAGQKDCLFTVTGDDSLRHRPMSRVIQPLQQMGAKIWARSNGKFAPLAVQGSQLKPIHYHSPIASAQVKSCLLLAGLTTEGDTTVTEPALSRDHSERMLQAFGAKLTIDPVTHSVTVHGPAHLTGQRVVVPGDISSAAFWLVAASILPGSELLVENVGINPTRTGVLEVLAQMGADITPENERLVTGEPVADLRVRASHLQGCTFGGEIIPRLIDEIPILAVAAAFAEGTTRIEDAAELRVKESDRLAAIASELGKMGAKVTEFDDGLEIQGGSPLQGAEVDSLTDHRIAMALAIAALGSGGQTIINRAEAAAISYPEFFGTLGQVAQG
- the purB gene encoding adenylosuccinate lyase — translated: MIERYTLPEMGKIWTDTYKLQTWLDVEIAVCEAQAELGYIPQAAVDEIKAKAKFDPQRVLEIEAEVRHDVIAFLTNVNEYVGDAGRYIHLGLTSSDVLDTALALQLVASLDLILEQLEKLIQAIRYQAQQHRYTVMVGRSHGIHAEPITFGFKLAGWLAEVLRNRDRLVRVAQSIAVGKISGAVGTYANIDPKVEAIACQKLGLEPDTASTQVISRDRHAEYVQQLALLAASLERFAVEIRNLQRTDVLEVEEYFSKGQKGSSAMPHKRNPIRSERLTGMARLVRGHAVAALENVALWHERDISHSSVERVAFPDCCILTHFMLKETTDLVKNLLVYPENMKRNMNVYGGVIFSQKVLLALVEKGMNREDAYRVVQGSAHQAWNTEGGNFEELVRADAQVTALLSAEEIDQCFDPQQHLTNLAEIYSRLDI
- a CDS encoding isoaspartyl peptidase/L-asparaginase translates to MTPKLIIHGGASSLDDKGGLATVRQSLHQIVAAVYETLTAGGSAMDAVVQGCELLENEPRFNAGTGSVLQSDGQVRMSASLMDGDRQNFSGVINVSRIKNPIQMAQFLQGQTDRILSDYGAADLAREMQLPIYDPATDFRIQEWMEERGEDVRKKMARLIADPTVGIEARKGTIGVVALDANGKIAAGTSTGGKGLERIGRVSDSAMPAGNYATRFAGVSCTGVGEDIINECLAAKVVIRVKDGQNLAQAMAKSITEALENNTDLGAIALDHQGHIAWGKTCPVLLAAYHTGTAIGDTLELTDGDHYGNASI
- a CDS encoding photosystem II manganese-stabilizing polypeptide, producing the protein MRFRPSIVALLSVCFGLLTFLYSGSAFAVDKSQLTYDDIVNTGLANVCPEISSFTRGTIEVEPNTKYFVSDFCMEPQEYFVKEEPVNKRQKAEYVKGKVLTRQTTSLEQIRGSIAVGADGTLTFKEKDGIDFQPITVLLPGGEEVPFFFTVKNFTGTTEPGFTSINSSTDFVGDFNVPSYRGAGFLDPKARGLYTGYDNAVALPSAADKFRTNKKETPLGKGTLSLQVTQVDGSTGEIAGIFESEQPSDTDLGAKEPLDVKVRGIFYGRVDTDV